A section of the Streptomyces sp. NBC_00178 genome encodes:
- a CDS encoding gamma-glutamyl-gamma-aminobutyrate hydrolase family protein, which produces MHEPLIGVTTYLEPAARWGVWELPAAVLPSAYPRLVQRSGGLAALLPPDAPERAADVVARLDGLVIAGGADVDPGLYGAERDFRTGPPAHERDSWEVALLRAARAAGTPVLGICRGMQLLNVALGGTLTQHLDGHAGPFGKAGVLGEHTVTPVPGTLYASLVPEEASVPTYHHQAVERLAPGLVVCAHAADGTVEAVELPGDQWVLGVQWHPEMGDDLRIMRALVEAARAASGAALSLAERA; this is translated from the coding sequence ATGCACGAACCGCTGATCGGCGTGACGACCTATCTGGAGCCGGCGGCTCGCTGGGGCGTCTGGGAACTACCGGCGGCGGTGCTCCCCTCCGCGTATCCGAGGCTGGTGCAGCGCTCCGGCGGCCTGGCCGCGCTGCTGCCGCCGGACGCCCCGGAGCGTGCCGCGGACGTCGTGGCCCGTCTGGACGGACTGGTCATCGCGGGCGGTGCGGACGTCGACCCCGGGCTGTACGGCGCCGAACGCGACTTCCGGACGGGCCCGCCCGCGCACGAGCGGGACTCCTGGGAGGTCGCCCTGCTGCGCGCGGCGAGGGCCGCGGGCACTCCGGTGCTGGGCATCTGCCGGGGCATGCAGCTGCTGAACGTGGCATTGGGCGGCACGCTGACCCAGCATCTGGACGGCCACGCGGGCCCGTTCGGCAAGGCGGGGGTCCTCGGCGAGCACACGGTGACCCCGGTGCCCGGGACGCTGTACGCCTCGCTGGTCCCCGAGGAGGCCTCCGTGCCGACGTACCACCACCAAGCCGTCGAACGTCTCGCGCCGGGCCTGGTGGTCTGCGCCCACGCGGCGGACGGCACGGTGGAGGCGGTCGAGCTGCCGGGCGACCAGTGGGTGCTGGGCGTGCAGTGGCACCCGGAGATGGGCGACGACCTGCGGATCATGCGGGCCCTGGTGGAGGCGGCCCGCGCGGCCTCGGGAGCGGCGCTGTCCTTGGCGGAGCGGGCCTGA
- a CDS encoding LysR family transcriptional regulator produces the protein MVLLLAVARHGSLGGAARAVGITQPAASSRIRSMERQLGVALLDRSPRGSRLTDAGALVTDWARRVVDAAEAFDAGAQALRDRRDSRLRVAASMTIAEYLMPGWLIALRAGRPETAVSLLAGNSAAVAQRLLAGEADLGFVEGLSVPEGLDGTVIAHDRLVVVVAPPHPWARRRTQLTPRELAATPLILREPGSGTRQVLDAALAVHGGLARPLLELSSTTAVKGAAESGAGPCVLSELALDEELAARRLVEIPVAGVRLRRQLRAVWPAGHRPTGPARDLLSLTAHPSGPARG, from the coding sequence ATGGTCCTGCTGCTCGCGGTCGCCCGGCACGGCAGCCTCGGCGGCGCCGCGCGTGCGGTGGGGATCACCCAGCCCGCGGCGTCGAGCCGCATCCGGTCCATGGAACGACAGCTCGGCGTCGCCCTTCTGGACCGCTCGCCGCGCGGCTCGCGGCTGACCGACGCCGGAGCCCTCGTCACCGACTGGGCGCGCCGGGTCGTCGATGCGGCGGAGGCCTTCGACGCGGGCGCGCAGGCGCTGCGCGACCGGCGGGACTCCCGGCTGCGGGTCGCCGCCAGCATGACCATCGCCGAATACCTGATGCCCGGGTGGCTGATCGCGCTGCGGGCCGGGCGGCCCGAAACGGCCGTGTCCCTCCTCGCCGGGAACTCCGCCGCCGTGGCGCAGCGACTGCTCGCGGGGGAGGCCGACCTCGGCTTCGTCGAAGGCCTGTCCGTACCCGAAGGGCTCGACGGGACCGTCATCGCGCACGACCGCCTCGTCGTGGTGGTCGCCCCGCCGCATCCCTGGGCCCGCCGGCGCACCCAGCTGACTCCCCGGGAGCTCGCCGCGACCCCGCTGATCCTGCGTGAACCCGGTTCGGGGACCCGGCAGGTGCTGGACGCGGCGCTCGCCGTGCACGGCGGTCTCGCGCGGCCCCTGCTGGAGCTCTCCTCCACCACGGCCGTCAAGGGGGCCGCCGAGAGCGGGGCCGGCCCCTGTGTACTGAGCGAACTCGCGCTCGACGAGGAACTGGCGGCCAGGCGCCTGGTCGAGATCCCCGTCGCGGGGGTGCGCCTGCGCCGGCAACTGCGCGCGGTCTGGCCCGCCGGGCACCGGCCCACCGGCCCGGCCCGGGACCTGCTCTCCCTGACCGCCCACCCCTCGGGGCCCGCGCGCGGCTGA
- a CDS encoding TDT family transporter → MAIDPRTQAPHTPPDSVVGASPGTTSRRLPSLRHLGPNWYATVMGTAIVATAGAALPVHVPGLRGLCVAVWAVSAALLVAVLAARAGHWVHHRDRAREHLLDPAVAPFHGCMPMALLAVGAGTLSVGRDAVGHTAAVAVDAVLFTAGTAVGLAGAVVIPYLMVVRHRPRPGSASPVWLLPLVAPMVSAATGPLLVPELPPGQGREALLLACYAMFGLSLLATLVVLPLVFARLVHEGPLPLALTPTLLLVLGPLGQSTTAVNQLADVAPRAIGAPYAPAFGAFAVLYGVPVMGFALLWLALSGAMVVRAMRRGMGFTMTWWGFTFPVGTCVTGAAGLARHTGLTGFTWLAVALYLLLVTAWAYAGARTLGGLLSGALLAAPRPPRSVTVRTT, encoded by the coding sequence ATGGCCATCGATCCGCGGACCCAGGCGCCGCACACCCCGCCCGACAGCGTCGTCGGCGCGAGCCCCGGCACGACCTCCCGGCGGCTCCCCTCCCTGCGGCACCTGGGCCCGAACTGGTACGCGACGGTCATGGGCACGGCGATCGTCGCCACGGCCGGGGCGGCGCTGCCCGTCCACGTGCCGGGGCTGCGCGGCCTCTGCGTCGCGGTGTGGGCCGTATCCGCGGCGCTGCTCGTCGCGGTGCTCGCGGCCCGCGCGGGCCACTGGGTCCACCACCGGGACCGGGCGCGGGAGCACCTCCTGGACCCCGCGGTGGCACCCTTCCACGGCTGCATGCCCATGGCGCTGCTCGCCGTCGGCGCCGGGACCCTCTCCGTGGGGCGGGACGCCGTCGGGCACACGGCCGCCGTCGCCGTGGACGCCGTGCTGTTCACCGCGGGCACGGCCGTGGGCCTGGCGGGCGCCGTCGTCATCCCGTACCTGATGGTTGTACGCCACCGTCCGCGGCCGGGCAGTGCGTCGCCGGTGTGGCTGCTGCCGCTGGTGGCGCCCATGGTCTCGGCCGCGACCGGCCCCCTGCTGGTGCCCGAACTGCCGCCCGGCCAGGGACGGGAGGCGCTGCTGCTGGCCTGCTACGCGATGTTCGGGCTGTCGCTGCTGGCGACCCTGGTGGTCCTGCCGCTGGTCTTCGCGCGGCTGGTCCACGAGGGCCCGCTGCCGCTCGCGCTGACCCCGACGCTCCTCCTCGTGCTCGGGCCCCTGGGACAGTCCACGACCGCCGTCAACCAGCTCGCCGACGTGGCGCCCCGGGCGATCGGGGCGCCGTACGCCCCCGCCTTCGGCGCGTTCGCGGTGCTGTACGGGGTCCCGGTGATGGGCTTCGCCCTGCTGTGGCTCGCCCTGTCCGGCGCGATGGTCGTCCGGGCGATGCGCCGCGGGATGGGGTTCACGATGACGTGGTGGGGGTTCACCTTCCCGGTCGGCACCTGCGTCACCGGCGCCGCGGGGCTGGCCCGGCACACCGGGCTGACCGGCTTCACCTGGCTGGCCGTGGCGCTCTACCTGCTCCTGGTCACGGCCTGGGCCTACGCCGGTGCGCGCACCCTGGGCGGACTGCTCAGCGGAGCGCTGCTCGCAGCGCCCCGGCCGCCTCGGTCAGTGACGGTCCGTACCACGTGA
- a CDS encoding helical backbone metal receptor, whose protein sequence is MRVVSLVPSLTEAVAVTAPGLLVGVTDWCTHPAGLAAARIGGTKNPDIAAVAALRPDLVIANEEENRPADLDALRAAGRNVLVTEVRTLEQAFAELGRVLAACALPEPGWLGEARAAWAALPPALVARPAIVPVWRKPWMVLGRDTFAGDLLARLGVRNVYAGHAERYPRVPQDELNASGAELVVLPDEPYRFTAADGPEAFPGLRAVLVDGRHLTWYGPSLTEAAGALRAALR, encoded by the coding sequence ATGCGTGTCGTCTCGCTCGTCCCGTCGCTCACCGAGGCGGTGGCCGTCACCGCCCCCGGGCTGCTCGTCGGCGTCACCGACTGGTGCACGCACCCCGCCGGACTGGCCGCCGCGCGGATCGGGGGCACGAAGAACCCCGACATCGCGGCCGTCGCCGCCCTGCGTCCCGACCTCGTCATCGCGAACGAGGAGGAGAACCGGCCTGCCGACCTGGACGCCCTCCGGGCGGCGGGCCGGAACGTCCTGGTCACCGAGGTCCGCACCCTGGAGCAGGCCTTCGCCGAGCTGGGACGGGTCCTCGCGGCGTGCGCCCTGCCGGAGCCCGGCTGGCTGGGCGAAGCCCGGGCGGCCTGGGCCGCCCTGCCTCCCGCCCTCGTCGCCCGCCCCGCGATCGTCCCGGTCTGGCGGAAGCCCTGGATGGTGCTGGGCCGGGACACCTTCGCGGGGGACCTGCTGGCCCGCCTGGGGGTGCGGAACGTGTACGCCGGTCACGCCGAGCGCTACCCCCGCGTCCCGCAGGACGAGCTGAACGCCTCCGGGGCCGAGCTGGTCGTGCTCCCCGACGAGCCCTACCGCTTCACCGCCGCGGACGGGCCCGAGGCCTTCCCCGGCCTCCGGGCCGTACTCGTCGACGGACGGCACCTCACGTGGTACGGACCGTCACTGACCGAGGCGGCCGGGGCGCTGCGAGCAGCGCTCCGCTGA
- a CDS encoding helix-turn-helix domain-containing protein, which produces MDDKEALRVGAAVRRRRRTLGLTLAAVAGRSGLSVPFLSQIENERARPSPRSLDRVAEALETTTERLRAAADSARAVEVVRADDEDGVRRLVHGRHQLSALEFTGEHDLGREFQHRNDEVMYVVEGAVEVEAEGRAHRLGRGDSLFLSGGVRHRWRAAGPGTRLLVVSVAEHIDATYDARR; this is translated from the coding sequence ATGGACGACAAGGAAGCCCTTCGAGTGGGTGCCGCGGTTCGCCGACGCCGCAGGACCCTCGGACTCACCCTGGCCGCGGTGGCCGGGCGCAGCGGCCTGTCCGTGCCGTTCCTCAGCCAGATCGAGAACGAGCGCGCCAGACCGAGCCCGCGGTCGCTGGACCGGGTGGCGGAGGCGCTGGAGACGACGACCGAGCGGCTGAGGGCTGCGGCGGACTCGGCGCGCGCCGTGGAGGTCGTGCGGGCGGACGACGAGGACGGTGTGCGGCGCCTGGTGCACGGCCGCCATCAGCTCAGCGCCCTGGAGTTCACCGGCGAACACGACCTGGGCCGCGAGTTCCAGCACCGGAACGACGAGGTGATGTACGTCGTGGAGGGCGCCGTCGAGGTCGAGGCGGAGGGCAGGGCGCACCGGCTCGGCCGGGGCGACAGCCTCTTCCTCTCGGGCGGGGTCCGCCACCGCTGGCGGGCGGCCGGCCCCGGAACCCGGCTGCTGGTCGTCTCCGTCGCCGAGCACATCGACGCGACGTACGACGCGCGGCGCTGA
- a CDS encoding ABC transporter permease/substrate binding protein, which translates to MPRISFGSWVEDAVDWLQSNLTWIFDAIKAVLGGMYDGVNAVLSGGEPLLMAAIFAVIAFWLRGAVPAVLTFAGFVLIDSLALWDEAMATLSLVVVAAVITIVIAVPTGIWAARNSRVSAALRPVLDVMQTMPAFVYLIPGVMFFGVGVTPGVIATIVFAMPPGVRMTELGIRQVDGELVEAAEAFGTTPNHTLTRVQLPLALPTIMAGINQVIMLALSMVVIGGMAGAGGLGEKVYAAITQLQVGLAAESGIAVVILAMYLDRMTGALNERVSPLGRRAAAKAAAGARRLRFAHYKPGTAVAMTGVVVLALVAGGLNIAGSGDSKGAQAGGADVGKGQKINMGYIPWDEGIASTFLWKEILEQRGFETGMTQLDAGPLYSGVARGDVDFQTDSWLPTTHKDYWDKYSDQLDDLGSWYGPTSLELSVPSYVKGIDSLDDLKGQGKKFDGKIIGIESSAGMMGTLNKKVLKEYGLEGEYKVVSSSTSSMLAELNRSIKKKEPVVVTLWSPHWAYGKHDLKKLKDPKGAWGKGEQIHTVAHKGFAKKSPTVAKWLKDFKLTEKQLTSLENEIQNAGQGQEQDGVRAWLKKNPGLVDKLAPVPGGGTQQGKDAGKTVDMGYFPWDEAIATTYLWQNMLEDRGYRTTVKQLDPGPLYTGLAQGQLDVQFDSWLPTTHKDYWDRYKDDLTDLGSWYGPTSLELSVPSYVKGIDSLDDLKGQGKKFDGKIIGIESSAGMMGTLNKKVLKEYGLEGEYKVVSSSTSSMLAELNRSIKKKEPVVVTLWSPHWAYGKHDLKKLKDPKGAWGKGEQIHTVAKKDFAKDFPELTGWLKDFKLGEAQLASLEVELQKGGAGKEKESARRWMDANPDVVAKLAPVS; encoded by the coding sequence GTGCCTAGGATCTCCTTCGGTTCATGGGTCGAGGACGCGGTCGACTGGCTCCAGTCGAACCTCACCTGGATCTTCGACGCGATCAAGGCCGTGCTCGGCGGCATGTACGACGGCGTCAACGCCGTGCTGAGCGGCGGCGAACCGCTGCTCATGGCCGCCATCTTCGCCGTCATCGCCTTCTGGCTGCGCGGTGCGGTCCCCGCCGTCCTCACCTTCGCGGGCTTCGTGCTCATCGACTCCCTCGCCCTCTGGGACGAGGCGATGGCCACCCTCTCGCTGGTCGTCGTAGCCGCCGTCATCACCATCGTGATCGCGGTGCCCACCGGCATCTGGGCCGCCCGCAACAGCAGGGTCAGCGCCGCGCTGCGCCCGGTGCTCGACGTCATGCAGACGATGCCCGCCTTCGTCTACCTGATCCCCGGCGTCATGTTCTTCGGCGTGGGCGTCACCCCCGGTGTCATCGCCACGATCGTCTTCGCGATGCCGCCCGGTGTCCGGATGACCGAGCTCGGCATCCGCCAGGTCGACGGCGAACTGGTCGAGGCCGCCGAGGCCTTCGGCACCACGCCCAACCACACCCTCACCCGGGTGCAGCTGCCGCTCGCCCTGCCGACGATCATGGCCGGGATCAACCAGGTCATCATGCTGGCCCTGTCGATGGTCGTCATCGGCGGCATGGCCGGCGCCGGCGGCCTCGGCGAGAAGGTCTACGCGGCGATCACCCAGCTCCAGGTCGGCCTCGCCGCCGAGAGCGGCATCGCGGTCGTCATCCTCGCCATGTACCTGGACCGGATGACCGGCGCGCTCAACGAGCGGGTCTCCCCGCTCGGCCGCCGCGCCGCGGCCAAGGCCGCCGCCGGTGCGCGGCGGCTGAGGTTCGCGCACTACAAGCCGGGTACCGCCGTCGCGATGACCGGTGTCGTGGTCCTCGCGCTCGTCGCGGGCGGCCTCAACATCGCCGGTTCCGGCGACTCGAAGGGCGCTCAGGCCGGTGGCGCGGACGTCGGCAAGGGCCAGAAGATCAACATGGGCTACATCCCCTGGGACGAGGGCATCGCCTCCACCTTCCTGTGGAAGGAGATCCTGGAACAGCGCGGCTTCGAGACCGGGATGACCCAGCTCGACGCCGGGCCGCTCTACTCCGGTGTCGCCCGCGGCGACGTCGACTTCCAGACGGACTCCTGGCTGCCGACCACGCACAAGGACTACTGGGACAAGTACAGCGACCAGCTGGACGACCTCGGTTCCTGGTACGGGCCGACGTCGCTGGAGCTGTCCGTTCCCTCGTACGTCAAGGGCATCGACTCGCTCGACGACCTCAAGGGCCAGGGCAAGAAGTTCGACGGCAAGATCATCGGGATCGAGTCGAGTGCCGGGATGATGGGCACCCTGAACAAGAAGGTGCTCAAGGAGTACGGCCTCGAAGGTGAGTACAAGGTCGTCTCCTCCAGCACCTCCTCGATGCTCGCCGAGCTGAACCGGTCGATCAAGAAGAAGGAGCCGGTCGTGGTGACCCTGTGGTCGCCGCACTGGGCCTACGGCAAGCACGACCTGAAGAAGCTCAAGGACCCGAAGGGCGCCTGGGGCAAGGGCGAGCAGATCCACACCGTCGCGCACAAGGGCTTCGCGAAGAAGTCGCCCACCGTCGCCAAGTGGCTCAAGGACTTCAAGCTCACCGAGAAGCAGCTCACGAGTCTCGAGAACGAGATCCAGAACGCCGGTCAAGGCCAGGAGCAGGACGGCGTCCGCGCCTGGCTGAAGAAGAACCCCGGCCTCGTCGACAAGCTCGCACCGGTCCCGGGCGGCGGCACGCAGCAGGGCAAGGACGCGGGCAAGACCGTCGACATGGGGTACTTCCCGTGGGACGAGGCCATCGCCACCACCTACCTGTGGCAGAACATGCTGGAGGACCGGGGCTACAGGACCACGGTCAAGCAGCTCGACCCGGGCCCGCTGTACACGGGCCTCGCGCAGGGCCAGCTGGACGTCCAGTTCGACTCCTGGCTGCCGACGACGCACAAGGACTACTGGGACCGGTACAAGGACGACCTGACGGACCTCGGTTCCTGGTACGGGCCGACGTCGCTGGAGCTGTCCGTTCCCTCGTACGTCAAGGGCATCGACTCGCTCGACGACCTCAAGGGCCAGGGCAAGAAGTTCGACGGCAAGATCATCGGGATCGAGTCGAGTGCCGGGATGATGGGCACCCTGAACAAGAAGGTGCTCAAGGAGTACGGCCTCGAAGGTGAGTACAAGGTCGTCTCCTCCAGCACCTCCTCGATGCTCGCCGAGCTGAACCGGTCGATCAAGAAGAAGGAGCCGGTCGTGGTGACCCTGTGGTCGCCGCACTGGGCCTACGGCAAGCACGACCTGAAGAAGCTCAAGGACCCGAAGGGCGCCTGGGGCAAGGGCGAGCAGATCCACACGGTCGCCAAGAAGGACTTCGCGAAGGACTTCCCGGAGCTGACCGGCTGGCTGAAGGACTTCAAGCTCGGCGAGGCGCAGCTGGCCTCGCTCGAGGTGGAGCTCCAGAAGGGCGGCGCCGGCAAGGAGAAGGAGTCCGCCCGCCGCTGGATGGACGCCAACCCGGACGTCGTGGCGAAGCTGGCACCCGTCAGCTGA
- a CDS encoding quaternary amine ABC transporter ATP-binding protein → MYVSRLQAEHLYKVFGRRPDQAVQKLENGAHRDELRADGTTAAVIDASFTVEPGHIFVVMGLSGSGKSTLLRMLNGLLEPTAGRVLFDGQDLTALSPRELRGVRSNKISMVFQHFALFPHRSVLENAAYGLEVQGVPRAEREERAAQALELTGLAGWEKSWPDELSGGMQQRVGLARALATDADLLLMDESFSALDPLIRRDMQDQLLELQKRLKKTIVFITHDLNEAMRLGDRIAVMRDGEIVQQGTAEDILVRPANDYVASFIQDVDRSRVLTAGSIMEMPGAGVSHAEVLAEAPATVTSQTPVAELFAPCSTSGADVAVTDEDGGVIGVVPRERLLAALGEEPRVEAQAGTQVPAARAEATEEKVIAGA, encoded by the coding sequence GTGTATGTGTCAAGGCTGCAAGCAGAGCACTTGTACAAGGTGTTCGGCAGACGACCCGATCAAGCCGTGCAGAAGCTCGAGAACGGTGCCCACCGCGACGAGTTGCGCGCCGACGGAACGACCGCAGCGGTGATCGACGCCTCGTTCACCGTGGAGCCGGGACACATCTTCGTCGTCATGGGGCTCTCCGGATCCGGGAAGTCCACGCTCCTGCGGATGCTGAACGGCCTCCTGGAGCCGACGGCCGGCCGCGTGCTGTTCGACGGACAGGACCTCACCGCCCTGAGCCCCCGCGAGCTGCGCGGCGTACGGTCCAACAAGATCAGCATGGTCTTCCAGCACTTCGCGCTCTTCCCCCACCGCAGCGTCCTCGAGAACGCCGCGTACGGCCTGGAGGTCCAGGGTGTGCCGCGCGCCGAACGTGAGGAGCGGGCCGCCCAGGCACTGGAGCTGACCGGCCTCGCGGGCTGGGAGAAGTCCTGGCCGGACGAGCTCTCCGGCGGCATGCAGCAGCGCGTGGGCCTGGCCCGCGCGCTCGCCACCGACGCCGACCTGCTGCTGATGGACGAGTCCTTCAGCGCGCTCGACCCGCTGATCCGCCGCGACATGCAGGACCAGCTCCTGGAGCTGCAGAAGCGGCTGAAGAAGACCATCGTCTTCATCACCCACGACCTCAACGAGGCCATGCGCCTCGGCGACCGCATCGCCGTGATGCGCGACGGCGAGATCGTCCAGCAGGGCACCGCCGAGGACATCCTCGTACGGCCCGCGAACGACTACGTGGCCTCCTTCATCCAGGACGTGGACCGCTCACGGGTGCTCACCGCCGGTTCGATCATGGAGATGCCCGGAGCGGGCGTCTCCCACGCGGAGGTGCTGGCCGAGGCGCCCGCGACCGTCACGTCGCAGACGCCCGTCGCGGAGCTGTTCGCCCCCTGCTCGACCAGCGGTGCGGACGTCGCCGTCACCGACGAGGACGGCGGCGTCATAGGCGTCGTCCCGCGCGAGCGGCTGCTGGCCGCGCTCGGCGAGGAACCGAGGGTCGAGGCGCAGGCCGGTACCCAGGTGCCCGCCGCCCGGGCCGAGGCCACTGAGGAGAAGGTGATCGCCGGTGCCTAG
- a CDS encoding 5'-3' exonuclease, with product MLLDTASLYFRAYFGVPDSVRAPDGTPVNAVRGLLDFIARLVQDHRPDDLVACMDADWRPQWRVDLIPTYKAHRVAAETSEGVPDEEEVPDTLSPQVPVIEAVLDALGIARVGVSPYEADDVIGTLAGRAAGPVDIVTGDRDLYQLVDDARGVRVLYPLKGVGTLQVTDEEWLRGKYGVDGPGYVDLALLRGDPSDGLPGVPGIGEKTAAKLLDAYGDLAGIMAAVDDPASRLTPSQRKRLDEARDYVAVAPKVVRVAGDVPLPEFDAALPREPRDPAALEDLANRWGLGGSLQRLLLTLQA from the coding sequence ATGCTCCTCGACACCGCCTCCCTGTACTTCCGCGCCTATTTCGGCGTCCCGGACTCGGTGCGCGCACCGGACGGCACTCCGGTGAACGCCGTGCGCGGCCTGCTGGACTTCATCGCCCGGCTGGTGCAGGACCACCGGCCCGACGACCTGGTCGCCTGCATGGACGCGGACTGGCGCCCGCAGTGGCGGGTCGACCTGATCCCGACCTACAAGGCCCACCGGGTGGCCGCGGAGACCTCCGAGGGAGTGCCGGACGAGGAGGAGGTCCCCGACACCCTCTCCCCGCAGGTCCCGGTGATCGAGGCCGTCCTGGACGCTCTCGGCATCGCCCGCGTCGGCGTCTCCCCGTACGAGGCGGACGACGTGATCGGCACCCTGGCCGGACGGGCCGCCGGCCCCGTGGACATCGTGACCGGGGACCGCGACCTGTACCAGCTGGTCGACGACGCCCGCGGGGTGCGGGTCCTCTACCCGCTGAAGGGCGTGGGGACGCTCCAGGTGACGGACGAGGAGTGGCTGCGCGGCAAGTACGGCGTGGACGGCCCGGGTTACGTCGATCTGGCCCTGCTCCGCGGCGACCCGAGCGACGGCCTGCCGGGGGTGCCCGGTATCGGCGAGAAGACGGCGGCCAAGCTGCTGGACGCCTATGGCGACCTGGCCGGGATCATGGCCGCGGTGGACGACCCCGCCTCCCGGCTGACGCCGTCCCAGCGCAAGCGGCTGGACGAGGCCCGGGACTACGTGGCGGTCGCGCCGAAGGTCGTCCGTGTCGCGGGCGACGTACCCCTGCCGGAGTTCGACGCGGCCCTTCCCCGCGAGCCCCGCGACCCCGCCGCACTGGAGGACCTCGCGAACCGCTGGGGCCTGGGCGGCTCGTTGCAGCGCCTCCTGCTCACGCTCCAGGCATGA
- a CDS encoding siderophore-interacting protein has protein sequence MAERPQRRTPTAQGAQVLRTERITPHMVRVVLGGDGLDGFALAGFTDHYIKLCFAPEGADYAHPFDVAAIREEYPRELWPTTRTYTVRSWDPSARELAVDFVVHGDEGLAGPWAARARPGDLVTFLGPGGGYVPEASADWHLLVGDESALPAIAAALEQMPAGARGHAFVEVADASEEQKLDAPDGVSLTWLHRGVRPVGEGLVAAVAGLDFPEGEVQAFVHGEAGFVKEIRRHLRVERGIPLPRLSISGYWRLGQNDDAWRAVKREWNEQVEREQENAA, from the coding sequence GTGGCAGAGCGGCCGCAACGCCGGACACCGACAGCGCAGGGGGCTCAGGTCCTGCGCACCGAGCGGATCACCCCGCACATGGTGCGCGTGGTCCTCGGCGGCGACGGGCTGGACGGTTTCGCCCTCGCGGGCTTCACCGACCACTACATCAAGCTGTGTTTCGCGCCCGAGGGCGCCGACTACGCCCACCCCTTCGACGTGGCCGCGATCCGTGAGGAGTACCCCCGCGAGCTGTGGCCCACCACCAGGACGTACACCGTGCGTTCCTGGGACCCCTCGGCCCGCGAACTCGCCGTCGACTTCGTGGTGCACGGCGACGAGGGCCTCGCCGGCCCCTGGGCCGCGCGGGCCCGGCCCGGCGACCTGGTGACCTTCCTCGGCCCCGGGGGCGGTTACGTCCCCGAGGCCTCGGCGGACTGGCACCTGCTGGTGGGCGACGAGAGCGCCCTGCCGGCGATCGCCGCCGCGCTGGAGCAGATGCCGGCGGGCGCGCGCGGCCACGCCTTCGTCGAGGTCGCGGACGCGTCGGAGGAGCAGAAGCTCGATGCTCCCGACGGCGTCTCGCTGACCTGGCTGCACCGCGGCGTACGTCCGGTCGGCGAGGGTCTGGTCGCGGCGGTGGCCGGGCTGGACTTCCCCGAGGGCGAGGTGCAGGCCTTCGTGCACGGCGAGGCGGGCTTCGTGAAGGAGATCCGGCGCCATCTGCGCGTGGAGCGCGGCATCCCCCTGCCGCGGCTGTCGATCTCGGGGTACTGGCGGCTCGGCCAGAACGACGACGCCTGGCGCGCGGTCAAGCGCGAGTGGAACGAGCAGGTGGAGCGCGAGCAGGAGAACGCCGCGTAG
- a CDS encoding sigma-70 family RNA polymerase sigma factor codes for MKEAVQISGIPSPGPDLQELLVQVARGDQDAFTRVYDQVSGPVLGLVRSVLRDPAQSEEVAQEVLVEVWRTAPRFQPSRGSAMNWVLTLAHHRAVDRVRSAEATAAREHKAALLDRTPEFDEVSEQVESRLEREQVRRCLRTLSELQRQSVTLAYYQGLTYREVGELLAVPLGTIKTRLRDGLIRLRDCLGVNA; via the coding sequence GTGAAAGAAGCAGTACAGATCAGCGGGATCCCCTCACCAGGGCCCGACCTCCAGGAGCTGCTCGTCCAGGTCGCACGGGGTGACCAGGACGCCTTCACCCGGGTGTACGACCAGGTCAGCGGTCCGGTACTCGGCCTGGTGCGGAGCGTGCTCCGCGATCCGGCCCAGTCGGAGGAGGTGGCCCAGGAAGTGCTCGTCGAGGTCTGGCGCACCGCGCCGCGCTTCCAGCCGTCCCGCGGAAGCGCCATGAACTGGGTGCTGACGCTGGCGCACCACCGGGCCGTGGACCGCGTGCGCTCCGCCGAGGCGACGGCCGCGCGGGAGCACAAGGCGGCGCTGCTCGACCGTACGCCCGAGTTCGACGAGGTGTCCGAACAGGTCGAGAGCCGGCTCGAACGGGAGCAGGTGCGGCGCTGTCTGCGGACGCTCTCCGAGCTCCAGCGGCAGTCCGTGACGCTGGCCTACTACCAGGGGCTGACGTATCGCGAGGTGGGCGAACTGCTGGCCGTACCACTGGGAACCATCAAGACACGGCTGCGCGACGGGCTCATCCGGCTGCGCGACTGCCTGGGGGTGAACGCATGA